In Methanothermococcus thermolithotrophicus DSM 2095, one DNA window encodes the following:
- the cysC gene encoding adenylyl-sulfate kinase, with protein sequence MSEELNNGENSLLKNLEDGFTIWLTGPSGAGKSTLAYALEKKLLEKGFRVEILDGDVIRNTLYPNIGFSKEAREMHNRVVIHLAKLLSKNGVITIVSLISPYRAVREYARKEIQNFMEVYIHSPLEVRIQRDPKGLYAKALKGEIKGLTGYDGVYEEPENPELKIESHKMSIEEEVDTVIRTAQKLGYL encoded by the coding sequence ATGAGTGAAGAATTAAATAACGGTGAAAATTCACTTTTAAAAAATCTTGAGGATGGATTTACAATTTGGCTTACTGGCCCAAGTGGGGCAGGAAAATCAACTTTGGCTTATGCTTTAGAGAAAAAATTATTGGAAAAGGGATTTAGGGTTGAGATCTTAGATGGAGATGTAATAAGGAATACACTATATCCAAACATTGGATTTAGCAAGGAAGCTAGGGAAATGCATAACAGGGTGGTCATTCACCTGGCAAAACTACTTTCAAAAAATGGTGTAATAACAATAGTTTCCCTTATCTCACCATATCGGGCAGTTAGAGAATATGCAAGAAAAGAAATTCAAAACTTTATGGAAGTTTATATCCACAGCCCCCTTGAGGTCAGAATCCAGCGAGATCCAAAGGGACTCTATGCTAAGGCATTAAAAGGAGAAATTAAAGGACTAACTGGATATGACGGGGTTTATGAAGAACCTGAAAATCCAGAGCTTAAAATTGAGAGCCATAAAATGAGCATTGAAGAGGAAGTAGACACTGTGATACGAACTGCACAGAAACTCGGCTATCTTTAA
- a CDS encoding sulfite exporter TauE/SafE family protein, which produces MLLFTFLGFVVGVLVGLTGVGGGALMTPSLIFLGVEPLTAVGTDLVYASVTKIFGTIFHRKKGNIELDTSLKLFAGSFPAIIIGSQILRYVNRDLINHHLTVFLGIILIITSILSLRKGRFEGRKSLKFLTLILLGFFVGLVVQFTSVGAGVLVGFILANFTTLNPRYVVGTTVFYGLMLSLVSAASHISLGNVNYYLSLWLVLGTIPGVYFGTHLNSIIKKDKLRRVINMLILFTGMVTIASVFNGFKP; this is translated from the coding sequence ATGCTACTCTTCACATTTCTTGGTTTTGTGGTGGGTGTACTTGTTGGGCTAACTGGAGTGGGAGGAGGGGCATTAATGACCCCTTCTTTGATATTTTTAGGCGTTGAACCACTAACGGCAGTAGGCACTGATTTAGTATATGCATCTGTCACAAAAATATTTGGAACGATCTTCCATAGAAAAAAAGGAAATATTGAGCTAGATACTTCTTTAAAATTATTTGCGGGTAGTTTTCCAGCTATAATAATAGGCTCTCAAATTTTAAGATATGTCAATAGGGACCTTATAAACCATCATTTAACTGTGTTTCTTGGTATAATCCTAATAATAACTTCCATATTGAGTTTAAGAAAAGGTAGATTTGAAGGACGTAAGAGTCTTAAATTCTTGACTTTGATACTACTTGGATTTTTCGTGGGATTGGTAGTTCAATTCACTTCGGTAGGTGCCGGCGTTTTAGTGGGATTTATACTTGCTAACTTTACCACATTAAATCCCCGTTATGTTGTGGGTACTACAGTCTTTTATGGATTAATGCTCTCCTTAGTTAGTGCTGCAAGCCACATTAGCCTAGGTAATGTTAACTATTATTTATCACTGTGGCTAGTTCTTGGAACCATTCCTGGTGTTTATTTCGGCACCCACTTAAATTCAATTATCAAAAAAGATAAGCTTAGAAGGGTTATCAATATGCTAATCTTATTTACGGGAATGGTAACCATAGCAAGTGTGTTTAATGGGTTTAAACCCTGA
- a CDS encoding adenylyl-sulfate reductase subunit alpha yields the protein MDVKKIFTDILIIGGGAAGCQAAIRAKEIDKNLDVLIVEKANIIRSGCLAAGVNAINAYLNEGETPESYVEYVKKESSGLIREDLTYTIGKRLNKMAKKLEEYGLPIQKDENGRYVARGKRSIKINGESIKPILAEATLKAGVKVLNNTIATNYILKDETVCGAYAFSIKENKFYVIMAKAVICTTGGASGIYKPNNPGAARHKMWYSPFNTGAGFAMGLRAGAEMTTFEMRFIALRVKDVISPTGTIAQGVKVSQINALGEKYMEKYENNTTPMRLYATLIENLEGRGPCYLDTRGISDEDVQKLKEAYLSMSPGIILKWKDEKINPKNTPIEICGSEPYIVGGHGQAGYWVDINRKTTLEGLYAAGDVVGGSPKKYVTGCMAEGEIAVEAAIEYIKSMENDIEIDEQEIAKEIDRVFYPLNNKKGEFSPDEIEERMQKVMDEYAGGISSYYRVNESKLLIARELLKAIEEDLSKIKVRNRYELMKYHEVVDRILVARAVVEHLLYRKETRWKCYQERVDYPEIDDNWFKFINSKYNSQTNDIEIIEREYEKFNPVINNDH from the coding sequence ATGGATGTTAAAAAAATATTTACTGACATCTTAATAATCGGCGGTGGAGCTGCAGGATGTCAGGCCGCAATAAGGGCAAAGGAGATAGATAAAAATTTAGATGTCCTAATAGTAGAAAAAGCCAATATAATTAGAAGTGGCTGCTTAGCTGCTGGAGTTAATGCCATAAATGCTTATTTAAATGAGGGAGAAACTCCAGAAAGTTATGTAGAATATGTAAAAAAGGAATCTTCTGGTCTTATAAGGGAGGATTTAACATACACAATAGGAAAAAGATTAAACAAAATGGCAAAAAAACTAGAAGAGTATGGGTTGCCCATTCAAAAAGATGAAAACGGTCGATACGTGGCCAGAGGAAAGCGAAGTATAAAAATTAATGGAGAAAGTATAAAGCCAATTTTAGCAGAGGCTACTTTAAAAGCAGGTGTTAAGGTTTTAAACAATACAATAGCTACGAATTATATTTTAAAAGATGAAACAGTTTGCGGAGCTTATGCTTTTTCTATAAAAGAGAATAAATTTTACGTAATAATGGCAAAAGCAGTAATATGTACAACAGGTGGGGCTTCAGGCATATACAAACCAAACAACCCTGGTGCGGCAAGACATAAAATGTGGTATTCTCCGTTTAATACTGGCGCAGGATTTGCAATGGGGCTTAGGGCCGGGGCAGAAATGACAACGTTTGAAATGAGATTTATAGCTCTAAGGGTAAAGGACGTAATATCTCCAACAGGAACTATTGCACAGGGAGTTAAAGTATCACAGATAAATGCACTTGGAGAAAAATACATGGAGAAATATGAAAATAACACTACACCAATGAGATTGTATGCGACTTTGATTGAAAATCTTGAAGGAAGGGGGCCTTGCTATCTTGATACAAGGGGAATAAGCGATGAAGATGTTCAAAAGTTAAAAGAAGCCTATTTAAGTATGTCACCAGGGATTATTTTAAAATGGAAAGATGAAAAAATAAATCCTAAAAACACGCCTATTGAGATATGCGGATCTGAACCCTATATCGTGGGAGGTCATGGACAGGCAGGATATTGGGTAGATATCAATAGAAAAACAACCTTGGAAGGATTATATGCAGCAGGGGATGTAGTCGGAGGTTCGCCTAAAAAATATGTTACAGGATGTATGGCCGAAGGCGAAATAGCAGTAGAAGCAGCAATAGAATATATAAAAAGCATGGAAAATGACATAGAAATAGACGAGCAAGAAATAGCAAAAGAAATAGATAGGGTATTCTACCCATTAAACAATAAAAAAGGAGAATTCTCTCCTGATGAAATAGAAGAAAGAATGCAAAAAGTAATGGACGAATATGCTGGTGGGATATCTTCCTATTATCGGGTAAATGAATCAAAACTTTTAATTGCAAGAGAACTGCTAAAAGCCATTGAAGAAGACCTTAGTAAAATAAAAGTTAGAAACAGGTATGAATTGATGAAATATCACGAAGTGGTAGATAGAATATTGGTTGCTAGGGCGGTAGTGGAACATTTGTTATATCGTAAAGAAACACGGTGGAAATGTTATCAGGAAAGGGTTGATTATCCTGAAATAGACGATAATTGGTTTAAGTTTATAAATTCCAAATATAATAGTCAAACGAATGACATAGAGATTATAGAACGGGAATATGAGAAATTTAATCCGGTGATCAATAATGACCATTAG
- a CDS encoding ferredoxin family protein, protein MTIRIIEEICIGCGLCTKVCPGNLLYQREDGKSEIMDKRDCWDCAACVKECPVNAIEMYLQPEIGGRGSTLKAKKTDDSIVWIITDNNGEEEVIEVKNKKTFDM, encoded by the coding sequence ATGACCATTAGGATAATAGAAGAGATATGCATAGGTTGTGGATTATGTACAAAAGTATGTCCAGGTAATTTACTGTACCAGAGGGAAGATGGAAAATCGGAAATTATGGACAAGAGAGATTGCTGGGATTGCGCAGCGTGTGTTAAGGAGTGTCCAGTAAATGCTATAGAAATGTATCTTCAACCTGAAATAGGTGGTAGAGGTTCAACATTAAAAGCTAAAAAAACAGATGATAGTATAGTATGGATAATAACAGATAATAATGGCGAAGAGGAGGTTATAGAAGTAAAGAATAAAAAAACATTTGATATGTAG
- a CDS encoding chorismate pyruvate-lyase family protein, with protein MVEKRLKPYVVIKELSRKHGLKNEEKILLGTDGSITNLLEILFECEVVVKTIYQEIMDDINHRTVVLEVEGIPLIYAVSKIPLKNIEEDHIREGIKRDLLSADIPIGKILKIHNLETRREIVNIDVKEITEEVQVLLKTNKKILPQRTYNIIHKNKVLMEITEVFNVRDYI; from the coding sequence GTGGTTGAAAAGAGATTAAAGCCTTATGTGGTAATAAAGGAACTTTCTAGGAAACATGGTTTAAAAAACGAAGAAAAAATATTGCTGGGGACAGATGGAAGTATAACCAATCTTTTAGAAATACTGTTCGAATGTGAAGTTGTTGTAAAAACCATATATCAAGAAATCATGGATGACATAAATCACAGAACTGTAGTACTTGAAGTTGAAGGAATTCCATTGATCTATGCAGTATCAAAAATCCCCCTTAAGAATATTGAGGAAGATCATATAAGGGAGGGTATTAAACGAGATTTACTATCTGCAGATATCCCCATAGGCAAAATCTTAAAAATTCACAATTTAGAGACTAGAAGAGAAATAGTAAATATCGATGTTAAAGAAATAACTGAAGAAGTTCAAGTTCTTCTTAAAACCAATAAAAAAATACTGCCTCAGAGAACCTACAATATAATCCATAAAAACAAAGTCTTAATGGAGATAACTGAGGTGTTTAATGTAAGAGATTATATATAA
- the amrS gene encoding AmmeMemoRadiSam system radical SAM enzyme, producing MLREAMFYEDMGDTKVKCNICPRHCVIPENKRGFCKGRENIKGKLYAINYGKVSSAAIDPIEKKPLFHFHPGSSVFSIATGGCNFRCKHCQNWQISQYAPDEILYTELYPNDIVQMVSKYECDGIAYTYTEPTIFYELMYDTIESSKRDGLFNVMVTNGYIEKEPLKNLKIDAMNIDIKGNENFYKEVCFAKLQPVLETCVLAKKLGIHIEITNLIIPTYNDSIEDIMNIIDFVKNKLGKETPLHFTGFHPDYKLLDIPSTSVEILRKARELALEEGLKYVYVGNVPEYGGENTYCPNCGNLLVERYGFSVSSNNLDTSSGAPKCPNCGEKIDIII from the coding sequence ATGTTAAGGGAAGCAATGTTCTATGAAGACATGGGGGACACCAAAGTCAAATGCAATATTTGCCCAAGGCACTGCGTAATTCCAGAGAATAAGAGGGGATTCTGCAAGGGAAGGGAAAACATAAAAGGTAAACTATATGCCATAAACTATGGTAAGGTGAGCTCTGCTGCAATTGATCCTATTGAGAAAAAACCATTGTTCCATTTCCACCCTGGTTCAAGTGTATTTTCAATTGCCACAGGAGGTTGCAACTTTAGATGCAAACACTGTCAAAATTGGCAAATAAGTCAGTATGCTCCTGATGAAATTCTTTACACCGAGCTCTATCCCAACGATATTGTACAAATGGTTTCAAAGTATGAATGTGATGGAATAGCTTATACCTATACTGAACCAACAATTTTTTATGAGCTAATGTACGATACCATCGAATCTTCAAAAAGGGATGGTCTTTTTAACGTAATGGTAACCAATGGATACATAGAAAAAGAACCATTGAAAAATCTTAAAATAGATGCTATGAACATCGACATTAAAGGAAACGAAAACTTTTACAAAGAGGTATGCTTTGCCAAACTTCAACCTGTTTTGGAGACCTGTGTTTTAGCGAAGAAATTGGGAATACATATTGAAATTACCAATTTAATAATTCCTACATACAACGACAGTATCGAAGATATAATGAATATAATAGATTTTGTAAAGAATAAACTTGGAAAAGAAACCCCACTACATTTTACTGGGTTTCATCCCGATTATAAACTACTGGATATTCCATCAACAAGTGTTGAAATACTTAGAAAAGCTAGGGAGTTGGCATTGGAAGAAGGTTTGAAGTACGTATATGTAGGAAATGTTCCGGAATATGGTGGAGAAAATACCTACTGTCCAAACTGTGGAAATCTACTGGTTGAAAGATACGGGTTTTCGGTATCCTCCAACAATCTTGACACTTCGTCAGGAGCTCCAAAATGTCCAAACTGTGGGGAAAAAATAGACATAATAATTTAA
- a CDS encoding molybdopterin biosynthesis protein — MRYLQLCTIDYAKKIVRESIKELEDFEEVNLFEGINRILGEDVFSNVDVPPFDRSKMDGYAVKAEDTYEAEEDNPITLEVVDSVKAGGFSDIEIKNGECIEIATGAPIPKGANAVVMVEYTERIGNRVKIYSAVSPHENIQYCGNDMMAGELILREGMKLSPRDIGALAAVGKGKIKVKKNLSIGLISTGNELINPDEELKPYKIYDVNTYTLASSIKEKGWDFKFYGIVGDNKEDLKNSIKNALNEDVVILSGGTSAGVGDLTSTVIQELGGEILVHGMKIKPGKPTIIGKVGKKLIVGLPGYPTSCLTIFDVLFEDVDGNKKTISANFPIRYLSAKGREEYLPVSVVKGQDGYSAYPITKGSGAITSLTYADGYIVVDENKEILENEVVEVHLFGDIKIGLSIIGSHCVGVDVILHRGGLYAKTINVGSLGGLMAIKRGEADISGIHLLGEDGEYNIPFIKKYKLKNAVLIRGYIRKQGFMFKKDLNINSMDDIIKNIDKYKFINRNKGAGTRILFDKFLKENGIDKKDIKGYEIEAKTHSAVGAAVTMGKADIGIGIETIAKKYGLEFIPIGDENYDFLIKSEKLEDEEVKKFIETLKKVELPFKKPENCGEIIFEC, encoded by the coding sequence TTGAGATACCTCCAACTTTGTACTATAGATTATGCAAAGAAAATTGTCAGGGAATCTATTAAGGAATTGGAAGATTTTGAAGAAGTTAACTTGTTTGAGGGAATAAATAGGATTCTCGGAGAGGACGTATTCTCAAATGTGGACGTACCTCCTTTTGACCGGTCAAAAATGGATGGTTATGCAGTTAAGGCTGAGGACACTTACGAAGCTGAAGAAGATAATCCCATAACTTTAGAAGTAGTTGATAGTGTAAAAGCAGGGGGATTTTCTGATATAGAAATTAAAAATGGAGAATGTATTGAAATAGCCACTGGAGCTCCTATCCCCAAGGGTGCAAATGCTGTTGTTATGGTAGAATATACCGAAAGGATTGGAAACAGGGTGAAAATTTATAGTGCAGTTTCCCCACATGAAAATATCCAATACTGTGGAAACGACATGATGGCTGGAGAGCTTATTCTAAGGGAAGGTATGAAACTTTCACCAAGGGATATAGGAGCACTTGCAGCAGTTGGAAAGGGAAAAATTAAGGTAAAGAAAAATCTAAGTATTGGACTTATATCAACCGGAAACGAGCTTATAAATCCTGATGAGGAATTGAAACCATATAAAATTTATGATGTAAATACCTACACACTGGCGTCTTCAATTAAGGAAAAAGGATGGGATTTTAAGTTTTACGGTATTGTCGGAGACAATAAGGAAGATTTAAAAAACTCCATAAAAAATGCATTAAATGAGGATGTTGTTATTTTAAGTGGGGGTACTTCTGCAGGTGTTGGGGATTTAACAAGTACTGTAATTCAAGAGCTCGGTGGAGAAATTTTAGTACATGGGATGAAAATAAAACCTGGAAAACCTACAATTATTGGAAAAGTAGGTAAAAAACTTATAGTTGGACTTCCAGGATACCCAACATCGTGTTTAACCATATTTGATGTTCTTTTTGAAGATGTTGATGGTAATAAAAAAACAATTAGTGCAAATTTCCCAATTAGATACCTCTCTGCAAAAGGTAGGGAAGAGTATCTTCCAGTTTCAGTTGTTAAAGGGCAGGATGGATATAGTGCATACCCAATAACGAAGGGAAGTGGTGCAATAACTTCATTAACCTATGCAGATGGATACATTGTTGTTGATGAAAATAAAGAGATTTTAGAAAATGAAGTTGTAGAAGTTCACCTATTTGGAGATATTAAAATTGGTTTAAGTATTATTGGTAGCCATTGTGTAGGGGTTGATGTGATACTACATAGGGGTGGTCTCTATGCAAAAACCATAAATGTTGGTTCCCTTGGTGGATTAATGGCAATTAAAAGAGGGGAAGCAGACATTTCAGGAATTCACCTACTTGGTGAAGACGGGGAATATAACATTCCATTCATAAAAAAGTACAAACTTAAGAACGCGGTACTTATAAGAGGCTATATCAGAAAACAGGGTTTTATGTTTAAAAAGGATTTGAATATCAATAGTATGGATGATATCATTAAAAATATTGATAAATATAAATTTATAAACAGAAATAAAGGAGCAGGAACAAGAATATTATTTGATAAATTTTTAAAGGAAAATGGTATTGATAAAAAAGATATAAAAGGTTACGAAATTGAGGCAAAAACACACTCTGCGGTAGGAGCTGCTGTAACTATGGGGAAAGCAGATATTGGTATTGGTATTGAAACTATTGCCAAAAAATATGGGTTGGAATTTATACCTATTGGGGATGAAAATTACGATTTCCTTATCAAGTCAGAAAAGCTGGAAGATGAAGAAGTTAAGAAATTCATCGAAACTCTTAAAAAAGTTGAATTACCGTTTAAAAAGCCTGAAAATTGTGGGGAGATTATATTTGAATGCTAA
- a CDS encoding PD-(D/E)XK nuclease family protein, whose protein sequence is MHHFKDYLSHVDFESLLNIEKDRRGVEKDRLVFIGIANVAYYRWCAMKLVLKSRVRELGNFKAYVENRIYYSYILGLIDDIPKNEEKLLDIGDEIRFRDIDKLFKEKTEQFVNIEDLITSNEEKTNNSIENYMLYEAMELSKEYPNILGEYLHEKIAKKYLTFRWNFKWKDYALIGMPDGITNDFIYEFKTTRNEYLKRHIRPVAFIQADLYGYFFKRNNKKVQIFVLNQNETETYKNNVDKNDALNILKKFKSIDNGDTPPHPKSWKCKSCEFKCVLNQNNTRYFDICDSVKYKSLLEYVEVHKNDNNNVTNNDYKPKIEDFFK, encoded by the coding sequence ATGCATCATTTTAAAGATTACTTATCTCATGTTGATTTTGAAAGTCTATTAAATATCGAAAAAGATAGACGTGGTGTTGAAAAAGATAGATTAGTGTTTATAGGAATAGCAAACGTTGCGTATTATCGTTGGTGTGCTATGAAATTAGTATTAAAGAGCAGAGTGCGTGAATTAGGGAATTTTAAAGCATATGTAGAAAATAGGATATATTATTCATATATCTTGGGATTAATTGACGACATACCTAAAAATGAGGAAAAATTATTGGATATCGGCGATGAAATTAGATTTAGGGACATAGATAAATTATTTAAAGAAAAAACTGAACAGTTTGTAAATATTGAGGACTTAATCACCTCTAATGAAGAAAAAACCAATAACTCCATAGAAAATTATATGTTATATGAAGCTATGGAATTATCAAAAGAATATCCCAATATACTTGGAGAGTATCTTCATGAAAAAATTGCCAAAAAATATCTTACCTTTAGATGGAATTTTAAATGGAAAGATTATGCTCTTATCGGTATGCCTGATGGGATTACTAATGATTTTATTTATGAGTTTAAAACTACTCGAAATGAGTATCTTAAAAGACATATTAGACCAGTAGCATTTATTCAAGCGGATCTTTATGGTTACTTCTTCAAAAGAAATAATAAAAAAGTCCAAATATTCGTACTGAACCAAAATGAAACTGAAACTTATAAAAATAATGTAGATAAAAACGATGCTCTAAACATTCTTAAAAAATTTAAAAGTATTGATAATGGAGATACTCCGCCACATCCTAAATCATGGAAATGCAAATCTTGTGAATTTAAATGTGTATTAAATCAAAATAATACAAGATACTTTGATATATGTGATAGTGTAAAGTATAAGAGTTTATTAGAGTATGTGGAAGTTCATAAAAATGATAATAATAATGTTACCAATAACGACTATAAACCTAAAATAGAAGATTTTTTCAAATAG
- a CDS encoding RraA family protein — MRILKEVSVPNLCDAGARILKNIKPIIPDQKIVFGEAITVKTSGDDWGTVVNTIKYARNKIIVVDTEGAKTAVWGGLASTNAKLKGVIAIVIDGSVRDVEDIKSLKFPVFSKYTVPNAGKPLNNGEVNIPIVCGGEVVNPGDIIVGDCNGVVVIGRDKINEVIENVKKIKQKENLIKDKVMRGMDLGDILKLE, encoded by the coding sequence ATGAGAATTTTAAAAGAAGTATCTGTTCCAAACTTGTGTGATGCTGGAGCAAGGATTTTAAAAAATATTAAGCCCATTATCCCTGACCAAAAGATTGTTTTTGGAGAGGCCATTACTGTAAAAACCTCAGGAGATGACTGGGGAACCGTTGTAAATACAATAAAATATGCAAGAAATAAGATAATTGTAGTTGATACAGAAGGGGCAAAAACAGCAGTTTGGGGTGGGTTAGCATCTACAAACGCAAAATTAAAAGGGGTTATAGCGATAGTAATCGATGGAAGCGTAAGGGATGTGGAAGACATTAAATCCCTAAAATTTCCCGTATTTTCTAAATACACAGTTCCAAATGCTGGAAAACCACTAAACAATGGTGAGGTTAATATCCCAATCGTCTGCGGTGGTGAGGTAGTAAATCCTGGAGATATTATTGTTGGAGATTGTAATGGAGTGGTAGTTATTGGACGAGATAAAATAAATGAGGTAATTGAAAATGTTAAAAAAATAAAACAGAAAGAGAATTTAATAAAAGATAAAGTTATGAGGGGTATGGATTTGGGAGATATTTTGAAGTTAGAATAA
- a CDS encoding TIGR00296 family protein — MIGIEYLLKGGEIMLSLEDGTFAVKFARSVIKHYLKGENIIVKDYPDKFDENRGVFVSLHTYPGHDLRGCIGVPEPIMPLIEALKEAAISAAINDPRFPPVDIYELENIIIEISILTAPKLVQVSDPLEYLEKIEIGKDGLIIEFGSYRGLLLPQVPVKYGWDVPQYLSNLCMKAGISPTAWIEEDVKIYSFEAQIFEELEPNGHVVEKDIYTVANRG, encoded by the coding sequence ATGATCGGCATAGAATATTTATTAAAGGGGGGAGAAATTATGTTATCTCTTGAAGATGGGACTTTTGCAGTTAAATTTGCAAGAAGTGTAATTAAACATTATTTGAAGGGAGAAAATATCATAGTTAAAGATTACCCTGATAAATTTGATGAAAATAGGGGTGTCTTCGTATCACTTCATACATACCCTGGGCACGATCTTAGGGGGTGTATAGGTGTACCCGAACCTATAATGCCTCTAATAGAGGCATTAAAAGAGGCTGCAATAAGTGCTGCCATTAATGACCCTAGATTTCCTCCAGTGGATATTTATGAATTGGAAAATATAATTATTGAAATAAGTATTTTAACAGCACCTAAGTTAGTGCAAGTTAGCGATCCATTGGAGTATCTTGAAAAAATAGAAATCGGAAAGGATGGTTTAATTATTGAGTTTGGCTCATACCGTGGATTGTTATTACCTCAGGTACCTGTAAAATATGGGTGGGATGTACCCCAATACCTATCAAACCTATGTATGAAGGCAGGAATATCTCCAACAGCATGGATTGAAGAGGATGTAAAAATTTATTCATTCGAAGCCCAGATTTTCGAAGAGTTAGAGCCTAATGGACACGTAGTCGAAAAAGATATTTATACGGTTGCTAATAGGGGTTAA
- a CDS encoding DHH family phosphoesterase, translated as MVDILPIDDFANVNNIYTKIKEKIENYDGVIRVITHHDTDGLTSGAIVVDTLYRQNKNFHLSVVENLSNEVIEKLSEEDEYGLYIFCDMGSGQIDELLSKNFNAIILDHHPPLRKEYEIKNILQLNPHLFGVNGAKELSASGVCYLVAREFGYYDLSVLAITGAIGDMQHKPFTGLNKFILNEGRRYRHIKSILKDIVFNCYDLPIWKSILYSTQPYIGELNGRDKILEFLNKIDIDPEKIELSGDEEQRLISALMKYVNKEDIVVDRYIIDHKINDAFYLSEILNACGRTGMTSIGIGVALEDEECIKTAKEIYEKYKGELIEELKEVEIKSLNNIEYFFGKKGTTGLIASLMVKDKPVLGIYEEGEFYKISSRGNNYLVNNGLNLSEAMGIAKEFGGNGGGHNVASGASIPKEHLNEFLKKVDELVGTQMKNND; from the coding sequence GTGGTTGATATATTGCCTATTGACGATTTTGCAAATGTTAATAATATTTATACAAAAATTAAAGAAAAAATTGAAAATTATGATGGAGTTATAAGGGTTATCACACACCACGATACAGATGGATTGACATCTGGAGCCATTGTTGTAGATACATTATATCGGCAAAACAAAAATTTTCATTTAAGTGTTGTGGAAAATCTCTCAAATGAGGTTATTGAGAAACTAAGTGAAGAAGATGAGTATGGTTTATACATATTCTGTGATATGGGAAGTGGGCAAATAGATGAGCTCCTGAGCAAAAATTTTAATGCCATTATTTTGGATCACCACCCTCCTCTAAGAAAAGAGTATGAAATTAAAAATATATTACAGCTCAACCCTCATCTGTTTGGTGTAAATGGTGCAAAAGAGCTCTCTGCAAGTGGAGTATGTTATTTAGTAGCGAGGGAATTTGGGTACTATGATCTCAGTGTTTTGGCTATTACTGGAGCAATTGGGGATATGCAACATAAACCATTTACCGGATTGAATAAATTCATATTAAACGAAGGTAGAAGATATAGACATATTAAAAGCATTTTAAAAGATATAGTTTTTAACTGCTATGATTTGCCGATTTGGAAATCTATTCTTTATTCCACCCAGCCATATATAGGGGAACTAAATGGTAGGGATAAAATTTTAGAATTCTTGAATAAAATCGACATAGATCCTGAAAAAATAGAACTTTCAGGTGACGAGGAGCAGAGACTTATATCTGCCCTTATGAAATACGTCAATAAAGAAGATATCGTCGTTGATAGGTATATTATAGATCATAAAATTAACGACGCCTTTTATCTATCTGAGATTCTAAATGCCTGTGGTAGAACGGGAATGACTTCAATAGGAATTGGTGTAGCACTTGAAGATGAAGAATGCATAAAAACTGCTAAGGAGATATACGAGAAATACAAGGGGGAGTTAATTGAAGAACTAAAAGAGGTTGAAATAAAATCCTTAAATAATATAGAATACTTTTTCGGAAAAAAGGGTACTACAGGACTTATAGCTTCATTAATGGTAAAAGATAAACCTGTCTTAGGTATTTATGAAGAAGGAGAATTCTATAAAATATCTTCAAGAGGTAACAACTATTTGGTAAATAATGGATTGAACTTATCAGAAGCTATGGGAATTGCAAAAGAATTTGGAGGAAATGGTGGAGGACATAATGTAGCTTCTGGAGCTTCGATTCCAAAGGAACATTTAAACGAATTTTTGAAAAAAGTTGATGAATTAGTTGGGACTCAGATGAAAAATAACGATTAA